The following coding sequences lie in one Arabidopsis thaliana chromosome 3, partial sequence genomic window:
- a CDS encoding Cyclopropane-fatty-acyl-phospholipid synthase (Cyclopropane-fatty-acyl-phospholipid synthase; FUNCTIONS IN: cyclopropane-fatty-acyl-phospholipid synthase activity; INVOLVED IN: lipid biosynthetic process; LOCATED IN: endomembrane system; CONTAINS InterPro DOMAIN/s: Amine oxidase (InterPro:IPR002937), Cyclopropane-fatty-acyl-phospholipid/mycolic acid synthase (InterPro:IPR003333), Adrenodoxin reductase (InterPro:IPR000759); BEST Arabidopsis thaliana protein match is: Cyclopropane-fatty-acyl-phospholipid synthase (TAIR:AT3G23530.1); Has 15002 Blast hits to 14978 proteins in 1959 species: Archae - 119; Bacteria - 7379; Metazoa - 131; Fungi - 498; Plants - 325; Viruses - 0; Other Eukaryotes - 6550 (source: NCBI BLink).) → MKVAVIGSGISGLGSAYVLANQGVKEVVLYEKEESLGGHAKTVRFDGVDLDLGFMVFNRVTYPNMIEFFENLGVEMEVSDMSFAVSLDNGKGCEWGSRNGVSGLFAQKKNVLNPYFWQMIREIVRFKEDVLNYIEKLEGNPDIDRKETLGEFLNTRGYSELFQQAYLVPICGSIWSCPSDGVLSFSAYSVLSFCCNHHLLQIFGRPQWLTVAGRSQTYVAKVRAELERLGCKIRTSCDVKSVSTSENGCVTVTSGDGSEEVFDRCILAMHAPDALRLLGEEVTFDESRVLGAFQYVYSDIYLHHDIDLMPRNKAAWSAWNFLGSTEKKVCVTYWLNILQNLGENSEPFFVTLNPDETPKKALLKWTTGHPVPSVAASIASQELHQIQGKRNIWFCGAYQGYGFHEDGLKAGMAAARGLLGKETALLNNPRHMVPSLTETGARLFVTRFLGQFISTGSVTILEEGGTMFTFGGKDSTCPLKSILKIHSPQFYWKVMTQADLGLADAYINGDFSFVDKESGLLNLIMILIANRDTKSNLTKKRGWWTPMFLTAGLASAKYFLKHVSRQNTLTQARRNISRHYDLSNELFGLFLDDTMTYSSAVFKSDDEDLRTAQMRKISLLIDKARIEKDHEVLEIGCGWGTLAIEVVRRTGCKYTGITLSIEQLKYAEEKVKEAGLQDRITFELRDYRQLSDAHKYDRIISCEMLEAVGHEFMEMFFSRCEAALAEDGLMVLQFISTPEERYNEYRLSSDFIKEYIFPGACVPSLAKVTSAMSSSSRLCIEHVENIGIHYYQTLRLWRKNFLERQKQIMALGFDDKFVRTWEYYFDYCAAGFKTRTLGDYQLVFSRPGNVAAFADSYRGFPSAYCVS, encoded by the exons atgaaagtgGCAGTTATAGGAAGTGGTATAAGTGGATTAGGAAGTGCTTACGTACTTGCGAATCAAGGAGTTAAAGAAGTTGTGTTGTACGAGAAAGAAGAGTCATTAGGAGGCCATGCCAAGACGGTGCGTTTCGATGGCGTTGACTTGGATCTTGGTTTCATGGTCTTTAATCGT GTTACATATCCAAACATGATAGAGTTCTTCGAGAACCTTGGAGTAGAGATGGAGGTTTCAGACATGTCTTTCGCAGTGAGCCTTGACAATGGCAAAGGTTGTGAATGGGGAAGCCGCAACGGTGTCTCGGGCTTATTTGCTCAAAAGAAGAACGTTTTAAATCCGTATTTCTGGCAAATGATCAGAGAAATTGTTAGATTTAAAGAAGACGTCTTAAATTACATTGAGAAGCTTGAGGGTAACCCCGATATCGATCGAAAGGAAACCTTAGGAGAATTTCTCAATACACGTGGATACTCTGAGTTGTTTCAGCAAGCTTACTTA GTACCGATATGCGGTTCGATATGGTCATGCCCATCAGATGGTGTCTTAAGCTTCTCTGCTTACTCTGTTCTTTCGTTTTGTTGCAACCACCACCTTCTTCAG ATCTTTGGGAGGCCACAGTGGCTAACTGTTGCAGGACGTTCTCAGACTTACGTCGCAAAG GTTAGGGCAGAATTGGAGAGACTAGGATGCAAGATCAGAACAAGCTGCGACGTAAAATCTGTTTCGACATCCGAAAATGGTTGTGTAACTGTTACAAGTGGAGATGGGTCTGAAGAAGTATTCGATAGGTGCATATTGGCTATGCACGCCCCAGATGCTCTGAGATTGCTTGGTGAAGAAGTTACATTTGACGAATCTAGGGTTCTTGGTGCTTTCCAATACGTTTACAG CGATATATATCTCCATCATGACATTGATTTGATGCCACGGAACAAAGCAGCGTGGAGTGCGTGGAATTTCTTGGGAAGTACGGAAAAGAAAGTATGTGTAACATACTGGCTCAATATACTTCAG AACCTTGGCGAGAACAGTGAACCATTCTTTGTAACACTTAACCCAGACGAGACCCCAAAGAAAGCATTGCTCAAATGGACCACTGGTCACCCTGTACCATCAGTTGCAGCTTCGATAGCTTCACAAGAGCTTCACCAGATTCAAGGCAAACGTAACATATGGTTCTGTGGTGCATATCAGG gcTATGGTTTCCATGAAGACGGGCTAAAG GCCGGTATGGCGGCTGCACGAGGTTTGTTAGGGAAAGAAACAGCTCTTCTGAACAATCCGCGACATATGGTCCCTTCCTTGACAGAAACAGGAGCTCGGCTTTTCGTTACTAGATTCTTGGGACAATTTATATCAACCGGTTCTGTAAC AATACTAGAAGAAGGAGGAACAATGTTCACATTCGGAGGGAAGGATTCTACTTGTCCTCTGAAATCTATCCTCAAGATTCACAGTCCTCAATTTTACTGGAAg gTTATGACACAAGCGGATTTAGGACTTGCAGATGCTTATATCAATGgagatttttctttcgttgATAAAGAATCAGGACTTTTAAATCTGATTATG ATTCTCATTGCTAACAGagatacaaaatcaaatcttactaagaaaag GGGATGGTGGACACCGATGTTTTTAACTGCGGGTTTAGCATCTGCAAAGTATTTTCTAAAGCATGTCTCTAGGCAGAACACTCTAACACAAGCTCGTAGAAACATTTCTCGTCACTATGACCTT AGCAACGAGCTTTTCGGTTTGTTCTTGGATGATACCATGACTTACTCCTCGGCAGTATTCAAG TCGGATGATGAGGATCTGAGAACTGCACAGATGAGAAAAATATCTCTTCTGATTGATAAG GCGAGAATAGAGAAGGACCATGAGGTTTTAGAGATAGGATGTGGATGGGGAACTTTGGCCATAGAAGTTGTGAGAAGAACTGGATGCAAATACACCGGCATTACGCTATCTATTGAGCAGCTTAAATATGCtgaagaaaaagtgaaagaagctGGACTTCAG GACCGGATTACTTTTGAGCTCCGCGATTATCGCCAACTATCTGATGCTCACAAATATGACAGAATTATATCttg CGAGATGCTAGAAGCGGTCGGACATGAGTTTATGGAGATGTTTTTCAGTCGATGTGAAGCCGCACTTGCTGAAGACGGCCTAATGGTCTTGCAG TTCATATCGACACCCGAAGAGCGTTACAATGAGTACAGACTAAGTTCAGATTTCATTAAAGAATACATATTCCCTGGTGCATGCGTTCCTTCTTTAGCCAAAGTCACTTCAGCCATGTCCTCTTCTTCTAGGCTATg CATTGAACATGTTGAGAACATTGGGATTCATTACTACCAAACATTGAGATTGTGGAGGAAGAACTTCTTGGAGAGACAGAA ACAAATCATGGCTCTTGGATTTGATGATAAATTCGTAAGGACATGggaatattattttgattattgcGCAGCTGGATTCAAGACTCGTACTCTTGGAGACTACCAG TTGGTGTTCTCGCGTCCAGGGAACGTAGCTGCATTTGCGGATTCATACCGAGGATTTCCTTCTGCTTATTGTGTCTCTTGA
- a CDS encoding Cyclopropane-fatty-acyl-phospholipid synthase (Cyclopropane-fatty-acyl-phospholipid synthase; FUNCTIONS IN: cyclopropane-fatty-acyl-phospholipid synthase activity; INVOLVED IN: lipid biosynthetic process; LOCATED IN: endomembrane system; CONTAINS InterPro DOMAIN/s: Amine oxidase (InterPro:IPR002937), Cyclopropane-fatty-acyl-phospholipid/mycolic acid synthase (InterPro:IPR003333), Adrenodoxin reductase (InterPro:IPR000759); BEST Arabidopsis thaliana protein match is: Cyclopropane-fatty-acyl-phospholipid synthase (TAIR:AT3G23510.1); Has 14893 Blast hits to 14869 proteins in 1968 species: Archae - 117; Bacteria - 7289; Metazoa - 156; Fungi - 477; Plants - 317; Viruses - 0; Other Eukaryotes - 6537 (source: NCBI BLink).): MKVAVIGSGISGLGSAYVLANQGVKEVVLYEKEESLGGHAKTVRFDGVDLDLGFMVFNRVTYPNMMEFFENLGVEMEVSDMSFAVSLDNGKGCEWGSRNGVSGLFAQKKNVLNPYFWQMIREIVRFKEDVLKYIEELEGNPDIDRKETLGEFLNSRGYSELFQQAYLVPICGSIWSCPSDGVLSFSAYSVLSFCCNHHLLQIFGRPQWLTVAGRSQTYVAKVRTELERLGCRIRTSCDVKSVSTSENGCVTVTSGDGSKEVFDRCILAMHAPDALRLLGEEVTFDESRVLGAFQYVYSDIYLHHDIDLMPRNQAAWSAWNFLGSTEKKVCVTYWLNILQNLGENSEPFFVTLNPDETPKKTLLKWTTGHPVPSVAAWTASQELHKIQGKRNIWFCGAYQGYGFHEDGLKAGMAAARGLLGKETALLNNPRHMVPSLTETGARLFVTRFLGQFISTGSVTILEEGGTMFTFGGKDSTCPLKSILKIHSPQFYWKVMTQADLGLADAYINGDFSFVDKESGLLNLIMILIANRDTKSNLSKKRGWWTPMFLTAGLASAKYFLKHVSRQNTLTQARRNISRHYDLSNELFGFFLDDTMTYSSAVFKSDDEDLRTAQMRKISLLIDKARIEKDHEVLEIGCGWGTLAIEVVRRTGCKYTGITLSIEQLKYAEEKVKEAGLQDWITFELRDYRQLSDAQKYDRIISCEMLEAVGHEFMEMFFSRCEAALAENGLIVLQFISIPEERYNEYRLSSDFIKEYIFPGGCLPSLARVTTAMSSSSRLCIEHVENIGIHYYQTLRLWRKNFLARQKQIMALGFDDKFVRTWEYYFDYCAAGFKTLTLGNYQLVFSRPGNVAAFADSYRGFPSAYCVT, encoded by the exons atgaaagtGGCAGTGATAGGAAGTGGAATAAGTGGATTAGGAAGTGCTTACGTACTTGCGAATCAAGGAGTTAAAGAAGTTGTGTTATACGAGAAAGAAGAGTCATTAGGAGGTCATGCTAAAACGGTGCGTTTCGATGGCGTTGACTTGGATCTTGGTTTCATGGTCTTTAATCGT GTTACATATCCAAACATGATGGAGTTCTTCGAGAATCTTGGAGTAGAGATGGAGGTTTCAGACATGTCTTTCGCAGTGAGCCTTGACAATGGGAAAGGTTGTGAATGGGGAAGCCGCAACGGTGTCTCGGGCTTATTTGCTCAGAAGAAGAACGTTTTAAATCCGTATTTCTGGCAAATGATCAGAGAAATTGTTAGATTTAAAGAAGACGTCTTAAAGTACATTGAGGAGCTTGAGGGTAACCCCGATATTGATCGAAAGGAAACATTAGGAGAATTTCTCAATTCACGTGGATACTCTGAGTTGTTTCAGCAAGCTTACTTG GTACCGATATGCGGTTCGATATGGTCATGCCCATCAGACGGTGTCTTAAGCTTCTCTGCATACTCTGTTCTTTCGTTTTGCTGCAAccaccatcttcttcag ATCTTTGGGAGGCCACAGTGGCTAACTGTTGCAGGACGTTCTCAGACTTATGTCGCAAAG GTTAGGACAGAATTGGAGAGACTAGGATGCAGGATCAGAACAAGCTGCGACGTAAAATCTGTTTCGACATCCGAAAATGGTTGTGTAACTGTTACAAGTGGAGATGGGTCTAAAGAAGTATTCGATAGGTGCATATTGGCTATGCACGCCCCAGATGCTCTGAGATTGCTTGGTGAAGAAGTAACGTTTGACGAATCTAGGGTTCTTGGTGCTTTCCAATACGTTTACAG CGATATATATCTCCATCACGACATTGATTTGATGCCAAGGAACCAAGCAGCGTGGAGTGCGTGGAATTTCTTGGGAAGTACGGAAAAGAAAGTATGTGTAACATACTGGCTCAATATACTTCAG AACCTTGGCGAGAACAGTGAACCATTCTTTGTAACACTTAACCCAGACGAGACCCCAAAGAAAACGTTGCTCAAATGGACCACTGGTCACCCTGTACCTTCAGTTGCTGCTTGGACAGCTTCACAAGAGCTTCACAAGATTCAAGGCAAACGTAACATATGGTTCTGTGGTGCATATCAGG GCTATGGTTTCCATGAAGATGGACTAAAG GCTGGTATGGCTGCTGCACGAGGTTTGTTAGGCAAAGAAACTGCTCTTCTGAACAATCCGCGACATATGGTCCCTTCCTTGACAGAAACAGGAGCTCGGCTTTTCGTTACAAGATTCTTGGGACAATTCATATCAACCGGTTCTGTAAC AATACTAGAAGAAGGAGGAACAATGTTCACATTCGGAGGGAAGGATTCTACTTGTCCTCTAAAATCTATCCTCAAGATTCACAGTCCTCAATTTTACTGGaag GTTATGACACAAGCGGATTTAGGACTTGCAGATGCTTATATCAATGgagatttttctttcgttgATAAAGAATCAGGACTTTTAAATCTGATTATG ATTCTCATTGCTAACAGagatacaaaatcaaatcttagtaagaaaag GGGATGGTGGACACCGATGTTTTTAACTGCGGGTTTAGCATCTGCAAAGTATTTTCTAAAGCATGTCTCTAGGCAGAACACTCTAACACAAGCTCGTAGAAACATTTCTCGTCACTATGACCTT AGCAACGAGCTTTTCGGTTTCTTCTTGGATGATACCATGACTTACTCCTCTGCAGTATTCAAG TCGGATGATGAGGATCTGAGAACTGCACAGATGAGAAAAATCTCGCTTCTGATTGATAAG GCGAGAATAGAGAAGGACCACGAGGTTTTAGAGATAGGATGTGGATGGGGAACTTTGGCCATAGAAGTTGTGAGAAGAACTGGATGCAAATACACCGGGATTACGCTATCTATTGAACAGCTTAAATATGCtgaagaaaaagtgaaagaagctGGACTTCAG GACTGGATTACTTTTGAGCTCCGCGATTATCGCCAACTATCTGATGCTCAGAAATATGACAGAATTATATCTTG CGAGATGCTAGAAGCGGTCGGACATGAGTTCATGGAGATGTTTTTCAGTCGATGTGAAGCCGCACTTGCAGAAAATGGCCTAATAGTCTTGCAG TTCATATCGATACCCGAAGAGCGTTACAATGAGTACAGACTAAGTTCAGATTTCATTAAAGAATACATATTCCCTGGTGGATGCCTTCCTTCTTTAGCCAGAGTCACTACAGCCATGTCCTCTTCTTCTAGGCTATG CATCGAACATGTTGAGAACATTGGGATTCATTACTACCAAACATTGAGATTGTGGAGGAAGAACTTCTTGGCGAGACAGAa ACAAATCATGGCTCTTGGATTTGATGACAAATTCGTAAGGACGTGggaatattattttgattattgcGCAGCTGGATTCAAGACTCTTACTCTTGGAAACTACCAG TTGGTGTTCTCGCGTCCAGGGAACGTAGCTGCATTTGCGGATTCATACAGAGGATTCCCTTCTGCTTATTGTGTCACCTGA
- a CDS encoding alpha/beta-Hydrolases superfamily protein (alpha/beta-Hydrolases superfamily protein; LOCATED IN: cellular_component unknown; EXPRESSED IN: 25 plant structures; EXPRESSED DURING: 15 growth stages; CONTAINS InterPro DOMAIN/s: Alpha/beta hydrolase fold-1 (InterPro:IPR000073); BEST Arabidopsis thaliana protein match is: alpha/beta-Hydrolases superfamily protein (TAIR:AT4G14290.1); Has 4133 Blast hits to 2975 proteins in 904 species: Archae - 22; Bacteria - 1788; Metazoa - 456; Fungi - 251; Plants - 153; Viruses - 0; Other Eukaryotes - 1463 (source: NCBI BLink).) yields the protein MDQLVNFIIRPPRAEYDPEHDLLEKKFMMKGRWYQRKDLEVKNSRGDVLQCSHYMPVERPEGKPLPCVIYCHGNSGCRADGSEAAIVLLPSNITVFTLDFSGSGLSGGEHVTLGWNEKDDLKAVVEFLRQDGNISLIGLWGRSMGAVTSLMYGVEDPSIAGMILDSPFSDLVDLMMELVDTYKFRLPKFTVKFAIQFMRRAIQKKAKFDIMELNTIKVAKASFVPVLFGHALDDDFIRPHHSDRIYEAYVGDKNIIKFPGDHNSPRPPFYFDSINIFFHNVLQPPEVVGPTFYDPLDDYFANGSWGTMNDTNIPQSSVQKSLAAGSISEAINEVRKKRPMSRTDVPSNVTLTSNGSPSETKEKENPDGRGSSSSPDMISFDLSDGNQYPPHLRMALDDDQYVEYQMEDMADFPSNAEEEERMLMKAVMESLKDLEVQSQQKKEPPETRIHGGSAFLNAVQCISSREESTSTRANQSETDSASSPVTRSQDQLPSSSESNPPSETSSSLARTVTSSVPGSLSQKESETGDVPGTKATVTVERSSSAPGKVLDGLIRRWDLNFFKNNK from the exons ATGGATCAGCTCGTTAACTTCATCATTCGACCTCCAAG AGCTGAGTATGACCCGGAACATGATCTCTTGGAAAAGAAGTTTATGATGAAAGGTAGATGGTATCAGAGAAAAGATTTAGAG GTTAAAAACAGTAGGGGAGATGTTCTCCAGTGTAGTCATTATATGCCAGTTGAACGCCCTGAAGGAAAGCCTTTACCCTGTGTAATATACTGCCACGGAAACAG TGGATGTAGAGCGGATGGTAGTGAAGCCGCAATTGTGTTGCTGCCTTCGAACATCACAGTTTTTACCCTTGACTTTTCGGGATCGGGTCTCTCAGGCGGGGAACATGTCACCTTAGGCTGGAACGAA AAGGATGATCTGAAGGCTGTGGTTGAGTTTTTGCGGCAGGATGGAAACATATCCTTGATTGGGCTATGGGGGCGGTCAATGGGTGCTGTTACTAG cTTGATGTATGGAGTCGAGGATCCTTCGATTGCAGGAATGATTCTAGACAGCCCCTTCTCCGATTTAGTTGATCTGATGATGGAACTTGTTGATACATATAAGTTTCGTCTGCCAAAGTTTACT GTAAAATTTGCTATACAGTTTATGCGGAGAGCTATTCAGAAAAAAGCAAAGTTTGATATAATGGAATTGAACACCATTAAG GTGGCAAAGGCTAGTTTTGTTCCGGTTTTATTTGGACATGCCTTAGATGATGACTTTATCCGCCCTCATCATTCAGATCGTATATATGAAGCTTACGTA GGTgacaaaaatatcatcaaatttcCGGGAGACCACAACTCCCCAAGGCCTCCATTCTATTTTGATTCGATCAATATCTTTTTCCATAACGTTCTTCAACCCCCAGAGGTGGTGGGGCCGACATTTTATGACCCATTGGATGATTACTTTGCAAAT GGCAGTTGGGGAACTATGAATGACACAAATATTCCACAATCCTCTGTACAGAAAA GTTTAGCCGCAGGTAGCATCTCTGAGGCAATTAATGAAGTCCGCAAGAAACGACCCATGAGTCGCACAGAT GTTCCTTCAAATGTCACACTCACATCTAACGGTTCTCCATCAGAAACTAAG gAAAAAGAGAATCCTGATGGCCGTGGCAGTTCATCGTCTCCTGATATGATAAGCTTTGATTTGTCAGACGGCAATCAATACCCTCCTCACCTTAGGATGGCTTTAGATGATGATCAATATGTTGAGTATCAGATGGAGGACATGGCTGATTTCCCATCTaatgcagaggaagaagaaaga ATGCTTATGAAAGCGGTGATGGAATCGTTGAAAGACTTGGAAGTGCAAAgtcaacagaaaaaagaacCTCCTGAGACGAGAATTCATGGCGGCTCTGCTTTTTTAAATGCAGTTCAATGCATTTCATCCAGGGAAGAATCAACTTCAACTCGAGCAAATCAATCAGAGACTGATTCTGCTTCCAGTCCAGTAACACGTAGCCAGGATCAACTACCGTCATCTTCTGAGTCCAATCCTCCTAGTGAGACCTCGAGTTCTCTGGCGAGAACCGTAACCTCTTCTGTTCCCGGCTCTTTAAGCCAGAAGGAAAGCGAGACTGGTGACGTGCCAGGTACAAAGGCCACCGTGACAGTGGAACGTAGTAGTAGTGCACCGGGGAAAGTCTTAGACGGGTTAATACGCAGGTGGGATcttaactttttcaaaaacaacaaataa
- a CDS encoding alpha/beta-Hydrolases superfamily protein → MMKGRWYQRKDLEVKNSRGDVLQCSHYMPVERPEGKPLPCVIYCHGNSGCRADGSEAAIVLLPSNITVFTLDFSGSGLSGGEHVTLGWNEKDDLKAVVEFLRQDGNISLIGLWGRSMGAVTSLMYGVEDPSIAGMILDSPFSDLVDLMMELVDTYKFRLPKFTVKFAIQFMRRAIQKKAKFDIMELNTIKVAKASFVPVLFGHALDDDFIRPHHSDRIYEAYVGDKNIIKFPGDHNSPRPPFYFDSINIFFHNVLQPPEVVGPTFYDPLDDYFANGSWGTMNDTNIPQSSVQKSLAAGSISEAINEVRKKRPMSRTDVPSNVTLTSNGSPSETKEKENPDGRGSSSSPDMISFDLSDGNQYPPHLRMALDDDQYVEYQMEDMADFPSNAEEEERMLMKAVMESLKDLEVQSQQKKEPPETRIHGGSAFLNAVQCISSREESTSTRANQSETDSASSPVTRSQDQLPSSSESNPPSETSSSLARTVTSSVPGSLSQKESETGDVPGTKATVTVERSSSAPGKVLDGLIRRWDLNFFKNNK, encoded by the exons ATGATGAAAGGTAGATGGTATCAGAGAAAAGATTTAGAG GTTAAAAACAGTAGGGGAGATGTTCTCCAGTGTAGTCATTATATGCCAGTTGAACGCCCTGAAGGAAAGCCTTTACCCTGTGTAATATACTGCCACGGAAACAG TGGATGTAGAGCGGATGGTAGTGAAGCCGCAATTGTGTTGCTGCCTTCGAACATCACAGTTTTTACCCTTGACTTTTCGGGATCGGGTCTCTCAGGCGGGGAACATGTCACCTTAGGCTGGAACGAA AAGGATGATCTGAAGGCTGTGGTTGAGTTTTTGCGGCAGGATGGAAACATATCCTTGATTGGGCTATGGGGGCGGTCAATGGGTGCTGTTACTAG cTTGATGTATGGAGTCGAGGATCCTTCGATTGCAGGAATGATTCTAGACAGCCCCTTCTCCGATTTAGTTGATCTGATGATGGAACTTGTTGATACATATAAGTTTCGTCTGCCAAAGTTTACT GTAAAATTTGCTATACAGTTTATGCGGAGAGCTATTCAGAAAAAAGCAAAGTTTGATATAATGGAATTGAACACCATTAAG GTGGCAAAGGCTAGTTTTGTTCCGGTTTTATTTGGACATGCCTTAGATGATGACTTTATCCGCCCTCATCATTCAGATCGTATATATGAAGCTTACGTA GGTgacaaaaatatcatcaaatttcCGGGAGACCACAACTCCCCAAGGCCTCCATTCTATTTTGATTCGATCAATATCTTTTTCCATAACGTTCTTCAACCCCCAGAGGTGGTGGGGCCGACATTTTATGACCCATTGGATGATTACTTTGCAAAT GGCAGTTGGGGAACTATGAATGACACAAATATTCCACAATCCTCTGTACAGAAAA GTTTAGCCGCAGGTAGCATCTCTGAGGCAATTAATGAAGTCCGCAAGAAACGACCCATGAGTCGCACAGAT GTTCCTTCAAATGTCACACTCACATCTAACGGTTCTCCATCAGAAACTAAG gAAAAAGAGAATCCTGATGGCCGTGGCAGTTCATCGTCTCCTGATATGATAAGCTTTGATTTGTCAGACGGCAATCAATACCCTCCTCACCTTAGGATGGCTTTAGATGATGATCAATATGTTGAGTATCAGATGGAGGACATGGCTGATTTCCCATCTaatgcagaggaagaagaaaga ATGCTTATGAAAGCGGTGATGGAATCGTTGAAAGACTTGGAAGTGCAAAgtcaacagaaaaaagaacCTCCTGAGACGAGAATTCATGGCGGCTCTGCTTTTTTAAATGCAGTTCAATGCATTTCATCCAGGGAAGAATCAACTTCAACTCGAGCAAATCAATCAGAGACTGATTCTGCTTCCAGTCCAGTAACACGTAGCCAGGATCAACTACCGTCATCTTCTGAGTCCAATCCTCCTAGTGAGACCTCGAGTTCTCTGGCGAGAACCGTAACCTCTTCTGTTCCCGGCTCTTTAAGCCAGAAGGAAAGCGAGACTGGTGACGTGCCAGGTACAAAGGCCACCGTGACAGTGGAACGTAGTAGTAGTGCACCGGGGAAAGTCTTAGACGGGTTAATACGCAGGTGGGATcttaactttttcaaaaacaacaaataa